A single window of Pseudarthrobacter defluvii DNA harbors:
- a CDS encoding aminoglycoside phosphotransferase family protein produces MNFVDQFLQDHFEEFTLDRYGLGKNWETLLLTPRFATSRHVVALVFPSRGSEPALVVKVPRQPGDNSGVRREAAMLDQLSAAVDSTGGGVPRLVGIKDAGPFTVLVETALTGTPLDPRTVAADLPSAVATGTEFVAALPCTRAAADNADWYRRAVAAPLAALEGLAGPDAQTCELVERTHQLLGPLSQAQLPAVIEHGDLSHPNLLVKPGGALQVMDWERSLTDGVPGHDLVFYLQYLSESSEQAFDREAQLAAFDKAFGQGGWALDPLSRHLGMRGVDQALLPLLVIATWARSTATLADRLAQEAEADPSQGRGKVRAALQADRDFWLWRHVVEAA; encoded by the coding sequence ATGAACTTCGTGGACCAGTTCCTGCAGGACCACTTTGAAGAGTTCACCCTTGACCGGTATGGCCTCGGGAAAAACTGGGAGACGCTCCTGCTGACCCCGCGCTTCGCCACCTCCCGGCATGTGGTGGCCCTGGTGTTTCCTTCCAGGGGGAGCGAACCCGCCCTGGTAGTGAAGGTGCCCCGCCAACCCGGCGACAACAGCGGCGTCCGCCGGGAAGCTGCCATGCTGGACCAACTGTCGGCCGCCGTCGACAGCACCGGTGGCGGGGTTCCGCGCCTGGTGGGCATCAAGGATGCGGGGCCCTTCACGGTCCTCGTCGAAACCGCATTGACCGGCACGCCCCTCGACCCCCGGACGGTGGCAGCAGACCTGCCCTCCGCCGTCGCCACCGGGACCGAATTCGTCGCTGCCCTTCCCTGCACCCGGGCAGCAGCCGATAACGCGGACTGGTACCGGCGCGCCGTCGCCGCGCCGCTGGCGGCGCTCGAGGGCCTGGCGGGACCGGACGCCCAAACCTGCGAACTGGTTGAGCGGACGCACCAACTCCTGGGACCCCTGAGCCAGGCGCAACTCCCGGCTGTGATCGAACACGGCGACCTCAGCCACCCGAATTTGCTCGTCAAGCCCGGCGGCGCCCTGCAGGTCATGGATTGGGAACGGTCGCTCACCGACGGCGTGCCCGGGCACGACCTGGTCTTCTACCTCCAGTACCTGAGCGAGTCCAGCGAACAGGCGTTCGACAGGGAGGCCCAGTTGGCTGCCTTTGATAAGGCCTTCGGCCAGGGCGGCTGGGCATTGGACCCCCTGTCCCGCCACCTTGGCATGAGGGGAGTGGACCAGGCGCTCCTACCCCTGCTTGTCATCGCAACCTGGGCACGGTCCACCGCCACGCTCGCCGACCGACTGGCGCAGGAAGCCGAAGCGGACCCGTCACAGGGCCGCGGGAAAGTCCGCGCCGCACTCCAGGCCGACAGGGACTTCTGGCTGTGGCGGCACGTCGTGGAAGCGGCGTAG